A section of the Carya illinoinensis cultivar Pawnee chromosome 12, C.illinoinensisPawnee_v1, whole genome shotgun sequence genome encodes:
- the LOC122290495 gene encoding probable leucine-rich repeat receptor-like serine/threonine-protein kinase At3g14840, producing MFLVRLLLASIIVAVCFATYVSGAYKLPGDEVEALRDIFNTLGKDWDFSNPCSHDVTTSTAGLNIYAAVNCSNSCVINGNKSDRVVGIILKGQNLAGTLPPNLVKLPCLQLLDLSRNYLNGSIPSAWGFVPKLVQISLLGNRLTGPIPGALSNIKTLKSLTVEFNKLSGNLPAELGNMSSIENLFLSSNYFTGQLPTSFANLTSLKDFRISDNQFSGQIPNYIQRWKNLTKLFIQASGLKGPIPSLDPLEKLTDLRISDLNGSEVIFPLENINVARWEVLILRNCNLTGRLPEPILPPGATTKLSTLDLSFNGLSGQIPSNFATPLHSVADIYLTGNLFTGPVPDGILNGGKNIDLSYNKFNFTIHEESESTSSSSCRHGQGINLFASSSMDKIEPGNIVSCLRSLPRSCPKHRRYKLHINCGGAKVTVNKSIKFDADTNPGGPSNFFLAQDWSSSSTGQFMNDGRSIKAFILLNSSELSTNATDPKLYMTARISPLSLTYYAFCLVNGNYTVKLHFAEIVFTDDETYSSLGRRIFDVYIQGKRVLKDFDIVKAAGGVRKPNIQSFNPVVTNNTLEIRFYWAGKGTTDIPSKGDYGPLISAITVDSDDEPSSIPRGAVVGIIIAGVFVIILFIVAILWWKGCLGERSSATEHDLRSLDLKTGTFTLRQIKTATNNFDAANKIGEGGFGSVYKGLLSDGTMIAVKQLSSKSKQGNREFLNEIGMISALQHPHLVKLYGCCVEGNQLLLVYEYMENNSLARALFGLEEYQLQLDWPTRHRICVGIARGLAYLHEESRLKIVHRDIKATNVLLDKNLNPKISDFGLAKLDEEDNTHISTRIAGTYGYMAPEYAMRGYLTDKADVYSFGIVVLEIVSGKSITSHQPVEESLHLLDWALVLKEKGNLLDLVDPRLGSNYRKEEVMRVINVALLCANVSAAVRPTMSSVVSMLEGGVVIPELGPTLSTIDDERKVKALWDHFQDKKESSMRNSQTQSVLTDDTLITGSSTFSVNQYPINMDSS from the exons AATTCTCAAAGGACAAAATCTAGCAGGCACTCTTCCTCCAAATTTGGTGAAGTTACCTTGCTTGCAACTACT TGACCTCAGTCGCAACTACCTTAACGGTTCAATCCCGTCGGCATGGGGCTTCGTGCCGAAGCTGGTCCAAAT TTCCCTTTTAGGAAACCGATTAACGGGTCCTATCCCTGGAGctctttcaaatatcaaaacccTAAAGAGCTT GACGGTTGAGTTCAATAAGCTTTCTGGAAATCTTCCTGCAGAGCTTGGGAATATGTCCTCCATAGAAAATCT TTTTCTCAGCTCAAATTATTTTACCGGGCAGCTACCTACTTCATTTGCAAACTTGACCTCTTTGAAAGATTT CCGGATCAGCGACAATCAGTTTTCTGGACAGATTCCCAATTACATTCAAAGATGGAAAAACCTCACAAAATT ATTTATTCAGGCTAGTGGTTTGAAGGGGCCAATTCCTTCCCTTGATCCTTTGGAAAAATTAACTGACTT GAGAATCAGTGACTTGAATGGATCTGAAGTAATTTTTCCGTTGGAAAACATTAACGTAGCACGATGGGAAGTATT gataTTGAGGAATTGCAATCTTACTGGACGGCTACCCGAACCAATATTACCTCCCGGGGCTACGACAAAATTGTCAACCTT AGATCTCAGCTTCAACGGACTAAGTGGACAAATCCCAAGCAACTTTGCAACACCACTACATTCTGTAGCCGACAT ATACTTAACCggcaacttgttcactggaccaGTACCTGATGGGATACTGAATGGAGGAAAAAATAT CGATCTTTCatataacaagtttaattttacaATTCATGAAGAATCGGAATCAACATCATCATCAAGTTGTCGACATGGGCAAGG GATCAACTTGTTCGCAAGTTCCTCGATGGACAAGATTGAACC TGGCAATATTGTTTCGTGTTTGAGGAGCTTACCGCGTTCATGTCCCAAAC ATCGCCGGTACAAGCTTCATATAAATTGCGGCGGAGCAAAAGTAACTgttaataaaagtattaaattTGATGCTGATACAAATCCTGGGGGACCTTCAAATTTCTTCCTCGCACAAGACTGGTCGTCTAGCAGCACTGGTCAATTTATGAACGATGGCCGCTCCATAAAAGCTTTCATTTTGTTAAATTCATCCGAACTCTCTACGAACGCGACGGATCCCAAACTGTACATGACAGCGCgcatttctcctctctctcttacTTATTATGCCTTTTGTTTGGTAAATGGGAATTATACAGTAAAGCTCCATTTTGCGgagatagtgttcactgatgaTGAAACGTACAGCAGCTTGGGTAGACGTATATTTGATGTTTACATTCAG ggaAAGCGAGTGTTGAAGGATTTCGATATTGTAAAAGCGGCAGGTGGGGTTCGTAAACCAAATATACAAAGTTTTAATCCTGTCGTGACTAATAATACCCTAGAGATCCGTTTCTACTGGGCTGGGAAGGGGACAACTGATATCCCATCCAAAGGAGACTATGGCCCTCTGATTTCAGCCATTACTGTGGATTCTG ACGATGAACCTTCAAGTATACCTAGAGGGGCAGTGGTTGGAATTATCATTGCCGGAGtttttgttataatattatttattgtgGCTATACTCTGGTGGAAAGGCTGTCTAGGAGAAAGATCAAGTGCTACTGAACATG ATTTAAGAAGCCTAGACCTGAAAACCGGAACATTCACCTTAAGGCAAATCAAAACAGCCACAAACAACTTTGATGCGGCAAATAAAATTGGGGAAGGTGGTTTTGGTTCTGTTTATAAG GGCCTTTTGTCTGATGGCACCATGATTGCAGTCAAACAGCTTTCTTCCAAATCAAAGCAAGGAAATCGTGAGTTTTTGAATGAGATCGGCATGATTTCTGCTTTGCAACATCCACATCTTGTAAAGCTCTATGGATGCTGTGTTGAAGGAAATCAATTGTTATTGGTATACGAGTACATGGAAAATAATAGCCTCGCTCGTGCTTTGTTTG GGCTAGAAGAATATCAATTACAATTGGATTGGCCAACAAGACATAGAATTTGTGTTGGTATAGCAAGAGGTTTGGCCTATCTCCATGAAGAATCAAGATTGAAGATTGTCCATAGAGACATCAAGGCTACTAATGTCTTGCTTGATAAAAATCTCAACCCTAAGATATCCGACTTTGGTTTGGCCAAGCTTGATGAAGAGGATAATACCCACATTAGCACCCGAATTGCAGGAACTTA TGGTTATATGGCACCTGAGTATGCGATGCGAGGTTATTTAACTGACAAAGCagatgtttatagttttggaatTGTTGTCTTGGAAATTGTCAGTGGGAAGAGCATCACAAGTCACCAGCCTGTGGAGGAATCTCTACATCTTCTTGATTGG gcacttgttttaaaagagaaaggaaatctGTTGGATTTGGTTGATCCAAGATTAGGCTCAAATTACAGGAAGGAAGAGGTTATGCGTGTGATTAATGTGGCTCTCCTATGCGCTAATGTTTCTGCAGCAGTTAGGCCTACCATGTCCTCAGTGGTGAGCATGCTTGAGGGCGGCGTGGTTATTCCTGAGTTGGGTCCAACTTTAAGTACCATAGATGATGAAAGGAAAGTGAAGGCACTGTGGGATCATTTTCAAGATAAGAAAGAATCGAGTATGAGAAATAGCCAGACCCAAAGTGTATTAACAGATGACACATTGATCACCGGTTCTTCTACATTTTCTGTTAATCAATATCCAATCAATATGGACTCTAGTTAA